The DNA segment TCATTGCGAAGACTTTTGATGTTCCTATAATTGATTTCCTCTGGAATTTTTTTGTTTTCCATCTTTCGGAACTGATCTACCTGTTTCATCTGTCTTTTGATATATCCTTCATACTTGATGTTAATATTTACTTGTTCTTTCACATCATCAGGCAGTGGAGGGCGATTTTCATCTATTTCTGCAAGTGACTGAAAGTTGAGTTCCGGCCTGCGAATTAGTTCTGCCAGAGAGCTTCCGCTGTTTAACGGCGTTGATTCCATTTTTTCTAAATAATCCTGTACATTCTTTGTGTTTCCGACAAAGGTATGTTCCACTCTCTCTATTTCCTCTTGAATCAGTTCTTCTTTTTTCAAAAGAGCCTGATATTGTTTTTCATTGATTAAACCAATCTGATATCCATATTTGCGGAGTCTTAAATCTGCATTATCCTGGCGGAGCAAGAGGCGATATTCCGCTCTGCTCGTCATCATCCTGTAAGGTTCATGGGTCTCCTTGGTAACCAAATCATCAATAAGCACACCTATATAGGATTCAGACCTGTCTAAGATCAGAAAGTCCTGTTCTTGAATCTCCATGGCAGCATTGATCCCTGCAATCAGACCCTGCGCTGCTGCTTCTTCATATCCCGAGCTTCCGTTGAACTGTCCGCCGGAGAACAGACCTTTTATTTTCTTAAATTCAAGTGTTGATTTCAACTGCATGGGATTAATACAGTCATATTCAATTGCATATGCATTTCGAACAATCTTGGCGTGTTCCAGTCCTGCAACTGACCGATACATCTCATGCTGAACATCCTCAGGCATAGAACTTGACATTCCAGAGACATACATCTCATTCGTATATAAACCTTCCGGCTCCAAAAATACCTGATGGCGATCCTTATCTGCAAATTTTACTACTTTATCTTCAATCGACGGGCAGTATCTAGGACCAGTTCCATGTATAACACCTGAATAAAGAGGTGAACGATCCAGATTGTCGCGAATAATCTCATGTGTTTTTTCATTCGTATACGTAAGCCAGCAGGAAACCTGATCAATCTGTACATCATCGGGATTGGTAGAAAATGAAAACGGAATTACTCTCTTATCTCCTACCTGTTCTTCCATTTTATCAAAGTCAATACTTCTCTTATCTATTCGTGCGGGAGTACCCGTCTTAAACCGATACATCTCAATTCCATTAGAAATCAAAGAATTCGTCAGATGATTGGCTGGCTTTAGCCCATTTGGTCCTGTATATTCGCTGACATCTCCATAAACACAGCGCGCATTCAGATAAACCCCCGTACAAAGTATGGCAGCCTTACATTGATATATGGCTCCTGCAATCGTCTTGACACCTGTAAGAACGCCATGATCAACAATCAAATCGCTGATTTCCGTCTGCCTGATTGTCAGATGGTCCGTATTCTCCAGGACTTTTCTCATAGAACGACTGTATTCACTCTTATCTGCCTGAGCTCTCAGTGAATGCACTGCAGGACCTTTCGATTTATTCAACATCTTTGACTGGATAAATGTCCGGTCAATATTTTTTCCCATTTCACCTCCAAGGGCATCTATTTCACGCACCAGATGTCCTTTCGAGGTTCCTCCTATATTTGGATTGCATGCCATTAATGCGATAGAATCAACACTGATTGTGAAAACAATTGTCTCAAGACCTAATCTGGCACATGCAAGGGCCGCTTCACAGCCAGCATGTCCTGCTCCTATCACAACTACATCATACTCTTCTGTATGCGGCATCGTATTACCTCCACTTTCATGTATTTATCAACACTGCCTTTTAACTTCAGAGGCATTTTCCACATTTGTTTATTTTCCTGTGCAAAACTTACTGAATATCTCATTTACCAGATCCTCTCCGACAGACTCTCCTGTAATTTCTCCCAGAGATTCACAGGCATTCACCAAATCAATAGTAAAAAAATCTTCAGGCATATTTAACCGAATACTTTCTTCAACTAATTCTAAGCTTTTTCTGGCGTCCTGCAGTGATTTCTTGTGTCGTTCATTCGTGATATAAACTTCGTCATTGAATGAAATTTCTCCATTAAAAAACAAATCTTTAATAGTATTTTCTAACTCTTCAATTCCTAAACCTTTCTTGGCAGATACAGATAGAATAGGTACTTTAAGTATACTTTCTATATCTTCTTTTTCCACAACACAATCAAGATCGCTTTTATTCAGTAATACAATTGATTTTTTATCACATATCAGTTCCATAATATCTCTATCATTATCATCGAGCACAACATTCGCGTCAATCACATAGAGAATCAGATCTGCATCTTTTGCATGTTTTTTGGCACGCTCAACTCCTATCTGTTCTACCTTATCTGATGCTTCGCGAATTCCGGCAGTGTCTAGCATTTTCAAAGAGATTCCCTGCAGATTAATCGTCTCTTCCAGTATATCTCTGGTAGTTCCTGCAACATCCGTAACGATAGCCTTTTCCTCTCCTGCCAGCAGATTTAAAAGAGACGATTTCCCAACATTCGGCTTTCCGACAATCACAGTCTTAATTCCTTCCTGGATCATCTTTCCTTCACCTGCCGTAGATAAAAGTTTATCTATTTTTTTTATCTGTTCGTCGACAATGTTTTTTAATTTACAGCCATATCCGTCAATATTAATGTGTTCCGGATCATCGAGAGCCGATTCGATATATGCATCCTCGTATAAGATAGCACCTCTGATATCTTTGATTTTTTCAAGTACAGAACCTTTTAACTGACCCAAAGAATTCTTCAGCGCATAATCATTTTTGGCAGAAATCACATCCATGACAGCCTCCGCCTGAGACAGATCAATACGTCCCCTTAAGAACGCTCTTTTTGTAAATTCTCCCGGTTCAGCCGGGCGGGCACCATGATTTATAACAGTTTCAAGTACCTTTTTAACAGACAGAATTCCACCATGACAGTTTATCTCCACTGTATCCTCTCCTGTATAGGTATGGGGTCCACGCATCAACATTAGCAAAACTTCATCCACAAAGTCATCGCCGTCTTTAATCCATCCATAATGAATCGTATGCGATAGCTGGCCGGACAGTTTTTTATTTCTATTTGGTGAATGATAAATTTGCTCGGCAATACTCACAGCATCACTTCCACTTATGCGTACAATTCCAATACCTGAGGGTGACATAGCTGTAGATATCGCAGCAATAGTATCTTCATCTAATCTCATATACACCAGTCCTTTCTAAAAAATGAAAGAGCCTGTCAGACTTATCATAATGTCCGACAGGGCTCCCGCAATCCTGGTATCATCTTCTCTTCTATTATTTCTTTAAAGCAATGACCACATGCCGGTAAGGTTCTTTTCCTTCACTATAGGTCTCTACCCACTTATTTCCCTGTAATGCCGAATGAATGATTCTTCTTTCATAGGGATTCATAGGTTCCAGTGAAACTGCCTTCTTAGTCTTTCTGACCTTATATCCAATATTTCTGGCAAGATTCTCAAGGGTTTCTTTTCTACGCTTTCTGTAGTTTTCAGTATCCAACTTTACTCTTACGTAAGTTTCCTGATCCTTATTAACAACCAGACCTGTAAGATACTGAAGGGAATCAAGCGTCTGACCTCTTTTTCCAATGAGAATACCCATATTATCTCCTGAAAAATCAATATTCAGGCATTCATGCATATCATCATAGCTCATCTCAATATCGACATCCATATCCATGGAATGAAAAACACTATCCAGAAACTTTTGTGCAGAAGCTTTCATAACCACAATATCTTCTTCCGTCTTTGGAATCTTGATTCTCTGGGTGGTCTGTACCCCCGGAGATTCTAATTTTTTTTCTTCAGAAGATTTGACTTCTCTCTTATCAAGGTTTATCTCTTCATGTTTTATATTTTTTTTATTTTCTTCTTTTTTTTCTTCGAAAACTGACTTTATGTCTTCCAGATCTAAAATTGGATCTTCCTTTTTTCTGGCCTTTATTACTGCCGGTTTTGCCCCAAATCCAAGAAATCCCGAACTACCCTCACTAACCACTTGAATTTCCAGATTATCGCTTGACACTTTAAGCTCAATACACGCTTTCGTGATTGCATCATCAACGGTTTTTGCAGAT comes from the Blautia liquoris genome and includes:
- the mnmG gene encoding tRNA uridine-5-carboxymethylaminomethyl(34) synthesis enzyme MnmG, which encodes MPHTEEYDVVVIGAGHAGCEAALACARLGLETIVFTISVDSIALMACNPNIGGTSKGHLVREIDALGGEMGKNIDRTFIQSKMLNKSKGPAVHSLRAQADKSEYSRSMRKVLENTDHLTIRQTEISDLIVDHGVLTGVKTIAGAIYQCKAAILCTGVYLNARCVYGDVSEYTGPNGLKPANHLTNSLISNGIEMYRFKTGTPARIDKRSIDFDKMEEQVGDKRVIPFSFSTNPDDVQIDQVSCWLTYTNEKTHEIIRDNLDRSPLYSGVIHGTGPRYCPSIEDKVVKFADKDRHQVFLEPEGLYTNEMYVSGMSSSMPEDVQHEMYRSVAGLEHAKIVRNAYAIEYDCINPMQLKSTLEFKKIKGLFSGGQFNGSSGYEEAAAQGLIAGINAAMEIQEQDFLILDRSESYIGVLIDDLVTKETHEPYRMMTSRAEYRLLLRQDNADLRLRKYGYQIGLINEKQYQALLKKEELIQEEIERVEHTFVGNTKNVQDYLEKMESTPLNSGSSLAELIRRPELNFQSLAEIDENRPPLPDDVKEQVNINIKYEGYIKRQMKQVDQFRKMENKKIPEEINYRNIKSLRNEAKQKLETIKPLSIGQASRISGVSPADISVLLVYLEQYKKSERYHE
- the mnmE gene encoding tRNA uridine-5-carboxymethylaminomethyl(34) synthesis GTPase MnmE, which gives rise to MRLDEDTIAAISTAMSPSGIGIVRISGSDAVSIAEQIYHSPNRNKKLSGQLSHTIHYGWIKDGDDFVDEVLLMLMRGPHTYTGEDTVEINCHGGILSVKKVLETVINHGARPAEPGEFTKRAFLRGRIDLSQAEAVMDVISAKNDYALKNSLGQLKGSVLEKIKDIRGAILYEDAYIESALDDPEHINIDGYGCKLKNIVDEQIKKIDKLLSTAGEGKMIQEGIKTVIVGKPNVGKSSLLNLLAGEEKAIVTDVAGTTRDILEETINLQGISLKMLDTAGIREASDKVEQIGVERAKKHAKDADLILYVIDANVVLDDNDRDIMELICDKKSIVLLNKSDLDCVVEKEDIESILKVPILSVSAKKGLGIEELENTIKDLFFNGEISFNDEVYITNERHKKSLQDARKSLELVEESIRLNMPEDFFTIDLVNACESLGEITGESVGEDLVNEIFSKFCTGK
- the jag gene encoding RNA-binding cell elongation regulator Jag/EloR, coding for MDFVEVSAKTVDDAITKACIELKVSSDNLEIQVVSEGSSGFLGFGAKPAVIKARKKEDPILDLEDIKSVFEEKKEENKKNIKHEEINLDKREVKSSEEKKLESPGVQTTQRIKIPKTEEDIVVMKASAQKFLDSVFHSMDMDVDIEMSYDDMHECLNIDFSGDNMGILIGKRGQTLDSLQYLTGLVVNKDQETYVRVKLDTENYRKRRKETLENLARNIGYKVRKTKKAVSLEPMNPYERRIIHSALQGNKWVETYSEGKEPYRHVVIALKK